The nucleotide sequence AATCCCTGTGAGAACCCTACCGCAAAGTCATCCATGAGATACCTGTACAGCTCTTGAAGGTCACAGACCAAACCCGGCTTACCATACTGAACGGAGTGAAGAAAACCCAGATAAGGCTCAAGCTTAACCCTCACAACCGCCCTGTGAACCCTCCACACAGAGATACTGTACTGACACCCTTGCGCGAACAGGGGATTCCTGGGCGGATTGATGTAAGCGGTTTTTGTAATCTAAACTAATATGACCCATCTGTAATTATCGCACGCGCCAACTACAACGAGCATGGCCATCGATCCGATTTACAAAGTGTGGATTTATCTTTTTGTGTACTAGCTGGTTTCCGCTCGCAGAGATCGTATCCGCGTGACAGAAAAAGGGTGTGGGATGGGGTTACTCCCTCATCTTTTCGAGCTTGGGAATGACATCCTCGATGCGATCCAGGGCCTCGTTCATGATGCCCTTGCTGGTGGCCGTGAGAATCCTCATGTGGCCATCGCAACCTGGACCGAAATGGCTTCCCTTGTTCAGACTCACCTTGGCGTCCTCCATGAGCACCTTGTTGAGCTCATCGCTACTGAGCCCGTAGTTGAACCGCGGGAACATCAGGTAGGTGGCCTCCAACTTGGGAATGGTGAAGTCCCCCATCTCGGTCAGTCTCTTCTCCACCAAGTCCCTGACCTCAGCAAGATACGCGTTCATACTCTTGACCCAGTGGTCGATCTCTCCGCTGCAGATGAGGGGAGCTATGCCCTTGGTGAGATTGTTGGTGCCCCTGAGCACCCCTCTCGCCATCTTCTGCAAGCCTTCGAACATCACCTTGTTGGTGCAGCCCATGTACCCGGCCTGGAAGCCCGGGATGCTCCAAGTCTTGCTGAAGCCCCAGCTAGTCATAGTCATTGCCGCAGCCTCTTCATCTAGCGCAGCGAGGCTGTAATGCTTCTTGCCATCGTACCTGATGTCCTCCCAGAGCTCGTCCACCATTATGCAGAGATTGTTGTCTACAGCCACCTCGGCGATGCCCTTCAGCTCCTCCTTGGTCATGGCCCGTCCAGTGGGGTTGTGGGG is from Candidatus Bathyarchaeota archaeon and encodes:
- a CDS encoding pyridoxal phosphate-dependent aminotransferase; translation: MSSPFDKPTIESRISVRGAKWHRDSPDIIPLWLADPDYPLCPELKDEMRKVIEEEYTIYGSDLDARSAISEKLKRVNKLDIPEDQVMMSQGVTPIMWLAVQMACRPGDEVIVTDPMYSPFLNAVNVNNARPVYWKLDLEEGYKFDIERLKACVTPRTRLIFVCNPHNPTGRAMTKEELKGIAEVAVDNNLCIMVDELWEDIRYDGKKHYSLAALDEEAAAMTMTSWGFSKTWSIPGFQAGYMGCTNKVMFEGLQKMARGVLRGTNNLTKGIAPLICSGEIDHWVKSMNAYLAEVRDLVEKRLTEMGDFTIPKLEATYLMFPRFNYGLSSDELNKVLMEDAKVSLNKGSHFGPGCDGHMRILTATSKGIMNEALDRIEDVIPKLEKMRE